Proteins co-encoded in one Candidatus Nitrosacidococcus tergens genomic window:
- a CDS encoding sensor histidine kinase has product MKQLINRTIQIRGFILIGVLILIGTVLGRMMWNNLHYMETLRSNMNYSRQIQQTSLELETVLLDTLSGERVEIRRDDLKKLSDEIKYITSLGHHSDEETPKNLRWINLILTDFIKRNNQVTPQILFPILSLINQILNTEIAHDELVLQEVISKIRNELMLASLIIIASLLAVKWFFQSRIFNPLQDLAELLSSLTEEKLEPISTYGLNPLLHPIYNSYNDMVGRLKTLEEEKHQHTLSLEKSVQNATRTLMEQQRSLARAERLAATGELAASIAHELRNPLAGIQISCSNLKKEINNPDQAQRLGLISNEIKRLTRLLNDLLNQAKHTPEPSTNLELAHEVEEILALTRYQIPDKLELQCNIPKNLHHQFPEDGFHQAILNLLLNAAHAMDKISGIIKIDAWEDKDSLCIAVCDEGPGFSKQVLEYGIRPFASGNGQQGTGLGLAMVQRFTKESGGYVQLTNKQPQGACVTLIFPLIKKLA; this is encoded by the coding sequence ATGAAACAATTAATTAATCGAACTATACAAATTAGGGGATTTATTTTAATTGGAGTACTTATTCTTATTGGTACTGTTTTAGGCAGGATGATGTGGAATAATCTTCATTATATGGAGACTCTTCGCTCAAATATGAATTACTCTCGACAAATTCAACAAACTAGTTTAGAGCTAGAAACTGTACTTTTAGATACCCTATCAGGGGAAAGAGTGGAAATTCGCCGAGATGATCTAAAAAAACTGAGCGATGAAATTAAATATATTACCTCTTTAGGACATCACTCAGATGAGGAAACCCCTAAGAATTTGCGATGGATTAATTTGATACTAACTGATTTTATTAAGAGAAACAATCAGGTTACTCCTCAAATACTTTTTCCTATCTTAAGTTTAATCAACCAGATATTAAATACAGAAATTGCTCATGATGAATTAGTTTTACAAGAAGTGATAAGTAAAATTCGCAATGAATTAATGCTAGCCTCCCTGATTATTATTGCTTCGCTTCTTGCAGTAAAATGGTTCTTTCAAAGCAGAATTTTCAATCCTTTACAAGATTTAGCAGAACTACTCTCTTCATTGACTGAAGAAAAACTCGAACCAATCTCTACATATGGTTTAAATCCCCTACTGCATCCTATTTACAATAGTTATAATGATATGGTGGGTAGATTAAAAACGCTAGAGGAGGAAAAACACCAACATACCCTCTCTTTAGAAAAATCGGTGCAGAATGCTACTCGTACTTTAATGGAACAACAACGCAGTTTAGCCCGTGCTGAACGATTGGCTGCAACAGGAGAGTTAGCTGCTAGTATTGCTCATGAACTGCGAAATCCTCTTGCTGGAATTCAAATTAGTTGTAGTAATCTTAAAAAAGAAATTAATAATCCAGATCAAGCCCAGCGACTTGGGCTAATTAGTAATGAAATAAAAAGATTAACTCGACTTTTGAATGATTTGCTCAACCAAGCAAAACATACCCCAGAGCCATCAACAAATTTAGAGCTAGCCCATGAGGTCGAAGAAATTTTAGCCCTTACTCGCTATCAAATACCTGATAAGCTAGAATTACAATGTAATATTCCCAAAAATCTTCATCATCAGTTCCCAGAAGATGGATTCCATCAAGCTATTCTAAATTTGCTATTAAATGCAGCCCATGCAATGGACAAAATCTCTGGGATTATTAAGATTGATGCTTGGGAGGATAAAGATTCTCTATGCATTGCCGTATGTGATGAGGGACCTGGATTTTCTAAACAAGTACTAGAATATGGTATACGTCCTTTTGCCAGTGGTAACGGACAACAAGGCACTGGATTAGGATTGGCTATGGTACAGCGATTTACTAAAGAATCAGGTGGGTATGTACAGTTAACAAATAAGCAGCCACAGGGAGCTTGTGTTACCCTTATCTTTCCATTAATAAAAAAATTAGCTTAA
- a CDS encoding DUF2490 domain-containing protein, protein MKTTRSYIFFITFILTIFHNASFAEGTQEEFGTWGFAAFSGSARLFGKALGLDDETSNKFHWSIMGMTRNRDDSFLSDPNAGASMNPRQELFWSSLGYSITPNASFWFGYSQYWDLNPNGTHDSVSRPYQDFLFTTNIGGGFTFTSRSRLEELFTVSGFDATGDTLGDIGIRFRQLFGISHAIPGTKNISIYLSDELWEYLNSWGVNGDRNLAGFNQNHLALGFNFRVNSNASVTLGYLGNYIHNTAPSSPDLLIHNVQLGFQYNFN, encoded by the coding sequence ATGAAAACTACAAGAAGCTATATTTTTTTTATTACATTTATTCTAACGATATTTCATAATGCATCTTTTGCTGAAGGTACACAAGAAGAATTTGGTACTTGGGGTTTTGCTGCCTTTAGTGGATCTGCTAGATTATTTGGTAAAGCTCTAGGGTTGGATGATGAAACAAGCAATAAATTCCACTGGTCTATCATGGGTATGACTCGTAACCGTGATGATTCTTTTCTTAGCGATCCTAATGCAGGAGCCAGTATGAATCCAAGACAAGAACTTTTTTGGAGTTCGTTAGGTTATAGTATTACACCCAACGCTAGCTTTTGGTTTGGTTATAGCCAGTATTGGGATTTAAATCCAAACGGTACTCATGACTCAGTAAGTCGCCCCTATCAGGATTTTCTATTTACTACCAATATAGGTGGAGGATTTACCTTTACTTCTCGTAGTCGTTTAGAAGAATTGTTCACAGTTTCTGGGTTTGATGCCACAGGCGATACATTAGGTGATATCGGTATTCGTTTTCGTCAACTCTTCGGTATTTCCCATGCTATTCCCGGTACAAAAAATATATCTATTTATTTATCAGATGAGCTTTGGGAGTACTTAAATAGTTGGGGAGTCAATGGAGATCGAAATCTTGCGGGATTCAACCAGAATCATTTAGCTCTAGGTTTCAACTTTCGTGTTAATAGTAATGCAAGTGTTACCCTAGGTTATCTAGGAAATTATATTCATAATACAGCACCTAGCAGCCCAGATCTTTTGATCCATAACGTTCAACTTGGATTTCAATATAATTTTAATTAG
- the fdxA gene encoding ferredoxin FdxA gives MTFVVTENCIKCKYTDCVEVCPVDCFHEGPNFLAIDPDECIDCTLCESECPAEAIFSEDDLPDEQKKYLEINAKLAQDWPVITERKEPPKDAEQWDRVKNKNVEDKLKYLEE, from the coding sequence ATGACATTTGTAGTAACAGAAAACTGTATTAAGTGTAAATATACTGACTGTGTGGAAGTATGCCCAGTGGATTGTTTTCATGAAGGGCCTAATTTTTTAGCAATCGATCCAGATGAGTGTATTGACTGTACTCTTTGTGAATCTGAATGCCCTGCAGAAGCGATTTTCTCTGAGGATGATTTACCTGATGAGCAGAAAAAATATTTAGAAATAAATGCGAAATTGGCTCAAGATTGGCCTGTAATTACTGAGCGAAAAGAGCCGCCAAAAGATGCCGAGCAGTGGGATCGGGTTAAAAATAAAAATGTTGAAGATAAGTTAAAATACCTAGAAGAGTAA
- a CDS encoding LapA family protein: MQRFLYFLIFIIVFVLGLIFADHHAELVTINYYFGTISIPLSLLLSLILLVGVILGILASLNTVIKYKYENRKLRKSVKTIQRENADLRSFPIPIKYEK, translated from the coding sequence ATGCAAAGGTTTCTTTATTTTTTAATATTCATTATTGTTTTTGTACTTGGACTTATTTTTGCTGATCACCATGCGGAGCTGGTGACTATTAATTACTATTTTGGCACAATTTCTATCCCCTTATCCTTACTTTTATCCCTTATATTGCTAGTAGGAGTGATTCTCGGTATCTTAGCGAGCTTAAATACGGTGATAAAATATAAGTATGAAAATAGAAAATTACGTAAATCAGTAAAAACTATTCAGCGAGAAAATGCTGATCTACGTTCATTTCCAATACCTATTAAGTATGAGAAATAA
- the arsC gene encoding arsenate reductase (glutaredoxin) (This arsenate reductase requires both glutathione and glutaredoxin to convert arsenate to arsenite, after which the efflux transporter formed by ArsA and ArsB can extrude the arsenite from the cell, providing resistance.) has translation MVLIYHNPRCSKSRQALQLIHDQDIDPEIVEYLTAPPTFDQLVKILNLLGKPPRELIRQGEPEYKIHGLDNPNLSDKELIEAMCAYPILIERPIVLAGGRAVIGRPPESILEIL, from the coding sequence ATGGTGTTGATTTATCATAACCCTAGATGCAGTAAATCACGTCAGGCTTTACAATTAATTCATGACCAAGATATCGATCCTGAAATTGTTGAATATCTTACTGCACCACCTACCTTTGATCAGTTGGTTAAAATCCTTAATTTATTAGGAAAACCTCCTAGGGAGTTAATACGACAAGGAGAGCCAGAATATAAAATTCATGGTTTAGATAACCCAAACCTTTCAGATAAAGAATTAATTGAAGCTATGTGTGCTTACCCTATTTTAATTGAAAGACCTATTGTATTAGCAGGTGGTAGAGCTGTAATTGGCAGACCACCAGAGAGTATCCTTGAGATTTTATAA
- the wrbA gene encoding NAD(P)H:quinone oxidoreductase has product MIEILILYYSRHGSVAAMAEQVARGIEEIEEVQARLRTVPPVSTVCEATEDAIPQSGYPYASLEDLKECAGLALGSPTRFGNMAAPLKYFLDTTSSLWLSGSLVGKPAAVFTSTASLHGGQESTLLSMMTPLFHHGMVLVGLPYTESGLITTREGGTPYGPSHLSGVNNDLPLTHTEATLCRALGKRLAKIVYSLANTQ; this is encoded by the coding sequence ATGATAGAAATTCTTATTCTCTATTATAGCCGTCATGGTAGTGTAGCTGCGATGGCAGAACAAGTAGCAAGAGGAATAGAAGAAATAGAGGAAGTACAAGCACGGTTGCGTACCGTACCACCTGTCTCTACTGTTTGTGAAGCCACTGAAGATGCTATTCCTCAAAGTGGTTATCCTTATGCCTCACTAGAGGATTTAAAGGAATGTGCAGGACTAGCACTTGGAAGCCCAACTCGGTTTGGTAATATGGCAGCACCCCTAAAATACTTTCTTGATACTACAAGTAGTCTTTGGCTCTCTGGATCCTTAGTGGGGAAACCTGCAGCGGTGTTTACTTCAACGGCTAGCCTCCACGGAGGGCAAGAATCTACATTGCTTTCCATGATGACACCCTTATTCCATCATGGGATGGTTCTTGTGGGACTTCCCTATACAGAATCAGGATTAATTACTACTCGAGAAGGAGGTACTCCCTATGGTCCTAGTCATCTTTCTGGGGTAAATAACGATCTACCTCTAACTCATACGGAAGCTACTCTTTGTCGTGCTCTAGGAAAGCGGCTTGCAAAAATAGTTTACTCTTTAGCAAATACACAATAA
- a CDS encoding biotin--[acetyl-CoA-carboxylase] ligase yields MLPILNAKNIKNAIGKDGLHLLSELWIYPELDSTNDYLLAQAKKGASRGSVCLAEKQSAGKGQHNRTWISPPTGNIYLSLLWYFHNTAKLSGLSLAIGVGILRAFEKEGITFLRLKWPNDIILLDFRKLGGILVELVSQGDVIIAVIGVGININMSASYQKEINQPYGSLSEMMGDQPIFRDYLAGRLIYHLLLTLARFEKEGLSAFLEDWQKWDLYYNEKVYLYASGRVIYGTACGIDDLGNLLFEEKNQRSCYSSGKISLRLAQ; encoded by the coding sequence ATGTTGCCTATCTTAAATGCTAAGAATATAAAAAATGCCATAGGAAAAGATGGTTTACATTTACTATCAGAGCTATGGATTTATCCAGAGTTAGATTCAACAAATGACTATCTTTTAGCCCAAGCCAAGAAAGGAGCGTCCAGAGGATCGGTATGCCTAGCAGAGAAGCAATCTGCAGGAAAGGGGCAACATAACCGTACTTGGATATCACCTCCAACAGGAAATATCTATCTCTCTCTATTATGGTATTTTCATAATACTGCTAAATTATCCGGTTTAAGTCTTGCTATAGGAGTGGGTATACTAAGAGCCTTTGAAAAGGAAGGCATAACCTTTTTAAGACTTAAATGGCCTAATGATATTATTCTGTTAGATTTTCGTAAATTAGGTGGCATTTTAGTTGAACTCGTATCCCAAGGGGATGTGATCATCGCAGTGATAGGAGTTGGAATTAACATAAACATGTCTGCCTCTTACCAGAAAGAAATCAATCAGCCTTATGGAAGCTTATCAGAGATGATGGGTGATCAACCTATTTTTAGAGATTATTTAGCAGGTCGACTCATTTACCATCTACTACTTACTTTAGCTCGCTTTGAAAAAGAGGGATTATCTGCTTTTCTTGAAGATTGGCAGAAATGGGATTTGTACTATAATGAAAAAGTATATTTATACGCTAGTGGTAGAGTCATCTATGGTACTGCTTGTGGGATTGATGATTTAGGGAATTTATTATTTGAAGAAAAAAATCAACGATCGTGCTATTCTAGTGGCAAAATAAGTTTGAGATTAGCTCAATGA
- a CDS encoding type III pantothenate kinase, with protein MILLVDIGNSRIKWAQLRGNRPAEFDSITRGKTGIKRDISRVWKDLKDINRVVVANVGGDRIGDQLTECTQNYWQVTPEFLTARANSYGIHNAYETPEHLGIDRWLGLIAVRQRYRNFRKNGAICIVDCGTAITVDLLAADGNHLGGLIIPGITSMSQILSDHTNGIGIISESEKKGDTLLANTTDTAVTGGALYAAASFIDRVSSDAASEIKGEFKRVITGGDALRILPLLLDKYDHLPNLVLWGLAQVARNTRTKVTHESEDTSDHCEDKSAHSTETVEA; from the coding sequence ATGATTCTATTAGTAGATATTGGTAACAGTCGAATTAAGTGGGCCCAATTACGTGGAAATAGACCTGCGGAGTTTGATTCAATAACCCGAGGAAAAACAGGTATTAAACGGGATATTTCCCGAGTTTGGAAAGATCTTAAGGATATAAATAGGGTAGTTGTCGCTAATGTAGGAGGAGATAGAATTGGGGATCAACTTACTGAGTGTACCCAAAATTACTGGCAAGTAACCCCAGAATTCTTAACTGCCCGTGCTAATAGCTACGGCATTCATAATGCCTATGAAACTCCTGAACATTTAGGTATCGATCGGTGGCTTGGATTAATTGCAGTACGTCAACGTTATCGTAACTTTCGGAAAAATGGAGCAATATGCATTGTTGACTGTGGTACCGCAATCACTGTTGATCTACTAGCAGCAGATGGAAACCACTTAGGAGGATTAATTATCCCCGGTATTACCAGTATGTCCCAAATTTTATCAGATCATACTAATGGTATTGGTATTATTAGTGAATCTGAGAAAAAAGGGGATACTCTGCTTGCCAATACTACAGATACTGCTGTTACTGGAGGGGCTTTATACGCTGCTGCCTCTTTTATTGATAGAGTAAGTAGTGATGCGGCATCAGAAATTAAAGGGGAATTTAAGCGAGTCATTACGGGGGGGGATGCGCTTAGAATACTTCCTCTATTGCTAGACAAATATGATCATTTGCCTAACTTAGTGCTATGGGGACTAGCCCAAGTGGCTAGAAATACAAGAACTAAAGTTACTCATGAGTCAGAAGATACTTCAGATCATTGTGAAGATAAAAGTGCTCATAGTACTGAAACTGTAGAAGCCTAA
- a CDS encoding AI-2E family transporter has translation MFKLIGLHTMMRLMRNWFQRHFSDPQVVGLVILLIIGFATIVFMGNMLTPVFAGVVIAYLLEGSVKHMERFRIPRWIAVSLVFSVFLAVLFSVIFGLLPLLSQQLTQLVKQLPSMIIRGQNQLLGLSDSYPYLFSEEQVKDLIRVIRSEMAQLGQKMLSFSLASVASLAAVALYLIIVPILVFFFLKDKNLIIHWFTKFLPLKRQLATQVWQDVDIQISNYIRGKFLEFLIVWVVVFITFYLMELQFSVLLSFLVGISVIIPYVGALIVTFPVAFVAYAQWGFGSEFTYLFTIYALIHALDGNVLVPLLFSEVVNLHPVAIIIAILVFGSFWGFWGVFFAIPLATLVQTLLKLWPAAR, from the coding sequence TTGTTTAAGCTTATAGGGTTACATACAATGATGCGTCTGATGCGTAATTGGTTTCAGCGTCATTTTAGCGATCCTCAAGTGGTAGGTTTAGTTATTCTACTTATTATTGGGTTCGCTACGATTGTTTTTATGGGTAATATGCTTACTCCTGTATTCGCAGGCGTGGTTATTGCCTATTTGTTAGAAGGCAGTGTAAAGCATATGGAACGCTTTCGTATCCCCCGATGGATTGCCGTTTCATTAGTATTTTCTGTTTTTTTAGCTGTTTTATTCTCAGTAATTTTTGGATTGTTGCCTTTACTTTCCCAGCAGCTTACCCAACTTGTAAAACAGCTTCCTTCTATGATTATACGAGGCCAAAATCAACTACTTGGCTTATCTGACAGCTACCCTTATTTATTTTCTGAGGAACAAGTTAAGGACTTAATAAGAGTCATTAGATCTGAGATGGCTCAATTAGGACAAAAAATGCTTTCTTTTTCCCTAGCCTCAGTTGCAAGCTTAGCTGCGGTTGCTCTCTATCTCATTATTGTGCCTATCCTTGTTTTCTTTTTTTTAAAAGATAAAAATCTGATTATTCATTGGTTTACAAAATTTCTACCTCTTAAAAGGCAACTGGCTACCCAAGTTTGGCAAGATGTAGATATTCAAATCAGCAACTATATTCGAGGTAAATTCCTTGAGTTTTTAATTGTATGGGTAGTGGTATTTATTACCTTTTATTTAATGGAATTACAGTTCTCTGTTCTGCTTAGTTTTTTAGTAGGAATATCAGTGATTATTCCCTATGTTGGTGCCTTGATTGTTACCTTTCCTGTGGCGTTTGTGGCCTATGCTCAATGGGGATTTGGATCTGAATTTACTTATCTATTTACTATCTATGCCCTAATACATGCTTTAGATGGTAATGTACTTGTGCCTTTATTATTCTCTGAAGTAGTCAATTTACATCCCGTAGCGATTATTATTGCTATTTTAGTATTTGGTAGTTTTTGGGGGTTTTGGGGAGTATTTTTTGCTATCCCCTTAGCAACCTTGGTTCAAACATTACTTAAGCTTTGGCCTGCAGCAAGGTAA
- a CDS encoding sulfurtransferase — protein MLVQPKELAQRLGDPNLLIVDLCGKESYLSGHILGAVPLEYDEISIARLPAQGLMPEISQLNTSLSKIGYTPEKQVVAYDSVGNNQAARLLWVLSELGHGGALLIDGGLKAWLAENLPTERSEFSVTPSNFQGKYQEGRAEVDKTYVLNHLNNPNTIFLDVRTLGEYQGTDARANRVGRIPGAVHFEWTQALDKDHHLRFKPKEEIRAMLEALKVTPDKEIICYCQKYLRASHTSMMLKYMLGYPKVKGYVGSWSEWGNDPETPIEI, from the coding sequence ATGCTTGTACAACCTAAAGAACTAGCTCAGCGCTTAGGTGATCCTAATTTACTTATCGTAGATCTTTGCGGTAAGGAATCCTACCTCTCTGGGCATATACTTGGAGCAGTCCCTTTAGAGTATGATGAAATATCTATTGCTCGGTTACCTGCTCAAGGGCTGATGCCTGAAATATCCCAGTTAAATACAAGCTTATCAAAAATTGGCTACACTCCTGAAAAACAAGTAGTTGCTTATGATTCAGTGGGAAATAATCAAGCTGCTCGCCTTCTTTGGGTTTTATCTGAATTAGGGCATGGCGGAGCACTACTAATCGATGGAGGTTTAAAAGCTTGGCTTGCAGAAAATTTACCAACAGAAAGATCAGAATTTTCTGTTACGCCAAGTAATTTCCAAGGAAAGTATCAGGAGGGCAGAGCAGAAGTAGATAAAACCTATGTTTTAAATCACCTCAATAATCCTAATACAATCTTTTTAGATGTCCGTACCTTAGGTGAGTATCAAGGGACTGATGCTCGAGCAAACCGAGTAGGGCGTATTCCTGGCGCAGTTCATTTTGAATGGACTCAGGCACTTGATAAGGATCATCATTTACGCTTTAAACCTAAGGAAGAAATACGAGCTATGTTAGAAGCGTTAAAAGTAACACCAGATAAAGAAATTATTTGTTACTGCCAAAAATATTTACGAGCATCTCATACTTCTATGATGTTGAAATACATGCTGGGCTATCCTAAAGTCAAAGGATATGTAGGTTCTTGGTCTGAGTGGGGAAATGATCCAGAAACTCCTATTGAAATATAA
- a CDS encoding ferredoxin--NADP reductase, which translates to MTESIVDTDKWVKGKVISNHFWTESLYSLQVEASINPFEAGQFGRLGLVINGEFVARSYSFVNMPEEKYLEFYSIIVSEGLLSPRLAELKPGDPIWVFRKGAGFLTMSQVQTAHNLWMLSTGTAIGPFLAVLKTDEVWKKFSKIILAHSVRSFKELSYRPLIQSIQEKHSDQFIYVPLVSREKHKDTVHGRITTAIEDGRMSQFTGLEIKPESSQVMICGNPDMVKDTTEILKNYGLKDNKRRIPGEISIEKYW; encoded by the coding sequence ATGACAGAATCAATCGTAGATACGGATAAATGGGTTAAAGGGAAAGTTATTTCTAATCACTTCTGGACAGAGAGTCTTTATTCACTACAAGTAGAGGCATCTATTAATCCTTTTGAAGCAGGACAATTTGGTCGTTTAGGACTAGTCATTAATGGAGAGTTTGTTGCTCGATCTTATTCGTTTGTAAATATGCCAGAAGAAAAATATCTAGAATTTTACTCTATCATCGTTTCTGAAGGATTACTCTCTCCCCGCTTAGCTGAATTAAAACCAGGAGATCCTATCTGGGTTTTTCGAAAAGGAGCAGGGTTTTTAACAATGTCTCAAGTCCAAACTGCCCATAATTTATGGATGCTATCAACAGGAACAGCCATTGGTCCTTTTTTAGCGGTATTAAAGACAGATGAGGTATGGAAAAAGTTTTCTAAAATTATATTAGCTCATTCAGTTCGTAGTTTCAAAGAACTCTCTTATAGACCTTTAATTCAGAGTATCCAGGAAAAGCACTCTGATCAATTTATTTATGTTCCTTTAGTAAGCCGGGAAAAACATAAAGATACTGTCCATGGACGAATTACTACGGCAATTGAAGATGGGCGTATGTCTCAATTTACTGGATTAGAAATCAAACCAGAATCATCTCAAGTAATGATTTGCGGTAATCCAGATATGGTCAAAGATACCACTGAGATTCTAAAAAACTATGGGTTAAAGGACAATAAACGACGCATTCCAGGAGAAATCTCCATAGAAAAGTATTGGTAA
- the glcF gene encoding glycolate oxidase subunit GlcF — translation MQTKLADFIKDTEQGKEAQKIIATCVHCGFCTATCPTYQLIGDELDSPRGRIYLIKNVLEGKKISYKTQQHLDRCLTCRACETTCPSGVNYGRLLDIGREVVEGRVSRSFLDRILRKGLCFILPYSQRFKIMLKISQIFSPLLPKILKEQIPIQEKDKSWPKTNYSRKMLILDGCVQSALAPNINTSTAWVLDQLGVSLVSAPNSGCCGAINQHLSDPHGALHFIKKNIDAWWPYIERGAEAIVITASGCGVMVKEYGILLKSDPIYADKAAKVAKMTKDISEIIAQEDITKLTISSHIPRDIAFQSPCTLQHGQKLAGVVERILKKIGFNLTKVTDPHLCCGSAGTYSILQKELSQKLLKNKLHALEKEHPKLIATANIGCLTHLQSRASVPVRHWISLLDPTNNV, via the coding sequence ATGCAGACAAAGCTTGCAGACTTTATTAAAGATACTGAGCAGGGAAAAGAAGCACAAAAAATCATAGCAACTTGTGTGCATTGTGGATTTTGCACTGCCACTTGTCCTACATATCAACTTATTGGTGATGAGCTAGATAGTCCAAGAGGAAGAATTTATTTAATAAAAAATGTCCTTGAAGGTAAAAAAATTAGCTATAAAACCCAACAACACTTAGATCGCTGCCTTACTTGCCGTGCCTGTGAAACCACTTGCCCTTCTGGAGTAAATTATGGAAGATTATTAGATATTGGGCGGGAAGTCGTAGAAGGTAGAGTATCCCGATCCTTTTTAGATCGAATACTACGGAAAGGATTATGTTTTATTTTACCCTATTCTCAGCGGTTTAAAATTATGCTTAAAATCAGCCAGATTTTTTCGCCTCTCCTCCCTAAAATACTTAAAGAACAGATACCTATACAAGAAAAAGATAAATCATGGCCTAAAACTAATTATTCCCGAAAAATGCTAATTTTAGATGGATGTGTGCAGTCTGCACTTGCTCCTAATATTAATACCAGTACCGCTTGGGTATTAGATCAATTAGGAGTTAGTTTAGTATCAGCACCTAACAGCGGTTGTTGTGGGGCAATTAATCAACATCTATCGGATCCTCACGGTGCATTACATTTTATTAAAAAAAATATTGATGCTTGGTGGCCCTATATAGAGAGAGGCGCTGAAGCAATAGTTATCACTGCAAGTGGCTGTGGGGTTATGGTTAAAGAATATGGCATTTTACTTAAATCAGATCCTATTTATGCAGATAAAGCAGCTAAAGTAGCAAAAATGACCAAGGATATTAGTGAAATTATTGCTCAAGAAGATATAACTAAACTTACTATTTCCTCTCACATCCCTCGGGATATTGCTTTTCAATCTCCCTGCACGTTACAGCATGGGCAAAAACTTGCAGGTGTAGTAGAAAGAATATTGAAAAAGATAGGATTTAACCTAACAAAAGTAACTGATCCCCATCTTTGTTGTGGCTCTGCAGGCACTTATTCTATTTTGCAAAAAGAGCTTTCTCAAAAGCTTTTGAAAAATAAGTTACACGCACTGGAAAAAGAGCATCCTAAACTCATTGCCACTGCTAATATTGGTTGTTTAACACACCTTCAAAGCCGAGCTTCAGTACCTGTAAGACATTGGATTAGCTTGTTAGACCCTACAAATAACGTGTAA
- the glcE gene encoding glycolate oxidase subunit GlcE, which produces MNSTDYSKELQETIYEAYNKKTPLCIVGGNTKEFYGRQPLGIPLNITKHRGIISYEPEELVISARAGTSLSEIESLLAKQNQMLGFEPPHFGKESTLGGMVAAGLSGPRRPYGGAIRDSILGVTILNGKGEKLRFGGQVVKNVAGYDVSRLMVGSLGTLGVLLEISLKVLPRPPMEITLTQQQTPQDALHLFNSWTTEHLPISGSVFDGESIYVRLAGFKETIRAAQQKIGGEQIDNSQGFWAAIRDHTYPFFKKKQQPLWRWSVPIVTPPIDLPGTWFVDWAGSQRWFHSDLDPALMRVGVERIGGHATIFRGGDRNGKIFHPLSNALINLHYRLKQAFDPRFILNPRRMYDEF; this is translated from the coding sequence ATGAATTCTACTGACTATAGTAAGGAATTACAGGAAACTATTTATGAAGCATATAATAAAAAAACCCCCCTATGTATTGTAGGTGGAAATACAAAAGAATTTTATGGTCGTCAGCCTTTAGGTATACCACTGAATATTACTAAACATAGAGGTATTATTAGTTATGAGCCTGAAGAATTAGTCATTTCTGCACGAGCTGGAACCTCCCTTTCTGAAATAGAATCACTACTTGCTAAACAAAATCAGATGCTTGGTTTTGAGCCACCGCATTTTGGTAAAGAATCTACTTTAGGTGGGATGGTAGCAGCAGGCCTTTCTGGTCCTCGCCGCCCTTATGGGGGTGCAATTCGAGATTCCATTCTTGGCGTTACTATCCTAAACGGCAAGGGAGAAAAACTCCGATTTGGCGGTCAAGTGGTTAAAAACGTGGCAGGCTATGATGTTTCTAGACTAATGGTAGGAAGTCTTGGCACCCTTGGAGTATTATTAGAAATTTCTTTAAAAGTACTGCCTCGTCCACCTATGGAAATCACCCTGACTCAACAACAAACTCCTCAAGATGCTCTTCATTTATTTAATAGTTGGACAACCGAGCACCTACCTATATCTGGATCTGTTTTTGATGGAGAGAGCATATACGTTCGCTTGGCTGGATTTAAAGAAACTATTCGTGCTGCCCAACAAAAAATAGGTGGTGAGCAGATAGACAATTCTCAAGGCTTTTGGGCGGCAATACGAGATCATACTTATCCTTTCTTTAAAAAAAAACAACAACCCTTATGGCGTTGGTCTGTTCCTATTGTTACTCCACCTATTGATTTGCCGGGTACTTGGTTTGTGGATTGGGCAGGATCACAGCGGTGGTTTCATTCAGATTTAGATCCAGCACTAATGCGAGTTGGGGTAGAGCGCATAGGTGGTCATGCTACTATTTTTCGAGGAGGAGATAGAAATGGGAAAATCTTCCACCCTCTCTCCAATGCTTTGATAAATTTACACTACCGATTAAAGCAAGCATTTGATCCTCGCTTTATTCTAAATCCTAGACGTATGTATGATGAGTTTTAA